A portion of the Bacteroidales bacterium genome contains these proteins:
- a CDS encoding DUF4271 domain-containing protein, whose protein sequence is MENFSNDWFFIPLLINLILLAFVRYNYKDYILQVLISSINYGASYKLYQENKNIKQKSAFLLSTLSLISVTIFSFQLIKYYLPDFSNYNPLLILILISVFLILLVLLNKLINIIIGIIFMQQDISAEYNHNIGFLNQSAGLILFPVCVLIIYSKIPVTSIYIGLFSLIVIYLLRIIRLIKINFNKQINIFYMFLYLCSVEIIPIIYLLKTLTFF, encoded by the coding sequence ATGGAAAACTTTTCAAATGATTGGTTTTTTATACCACTTTTAATTAATCTGATTTTATTGGCTTTTGTACGCTATAACTATAAAGATTATATATTGCAAGTACTGATTTCTTCAATAAATTACGGAGCTTCTTACAAATTATATCAAGAGAATAAAAATATTAAACAGAAATCAGCATTCTTATTATCAACTTTGTCTCTCATTTCTGTTACAATTTTTTCCTTTCAATTGATAAAATATTATTTACCTGATTTTTCAAATTACAATCCGTTATTAATTCTCATACTTATATCTGTTTTTCTGATTTTATTGGTTTTATTGAACAAATTAATTAATATAATTATCGGAATTATATTTATGCAACAAGATATTAGTGCCGAATACAATCATAATATTGGTTTTTTAAATCAATCCGCAGGTTTAATTTTATTTCCCGTTTGTGTTTTAATTATTTATTCTAAAATCCCTGTTACAAGCATTTACATCGGACTTTTTTCATTAATCGTAATTTATTTATTAAGAATTATTAGATTAATAAAAATAAATTTCAACAAACAGATAAATATTTTCTATATGTTTTTATACCTTTGCAGCGTCGAAATAATACCTATTATTTATTTATTAAAAACACTTACTTTCTTTTAA
- a CDS encoding metalloregulator ArsR/SmtB family transcription factor, with protein sequence MKKSFKISPEKLETAATMLKAMAHPMRVAILNLLNNETRLTVSEIHTTLGIEQSTTSHHLGILKDKGVLKSERKGKNSYYFLKNKNLEHIIECLNKCVGCE encoded by the coding sequence ATGAAAAAATCTTTTAAAATCAGCCCCGAAAAACTTGAAACAGCCGCAACAATGCTGAAAGCTATGGCTCACCCTATGCGTGTTGCAATCTTAAATTTATTAAATAACGAGACAAGATTGACTGTTTCTGAAATACATACAACACTCGGTATTGAACAATCAACAACATCTCATCATCTCGGAATACTAAAAGACAAAGGTGTTTTGAAATCTGAAAGAAAAGGAAAAAATTCTTATTATTTTTTAAAAAACAAAAATCTTGAACACATTATTGAATGTTTAAATAAATGTGTCGGATGTGAATAA
- a CDS encoding uroporphyrinogen-III synthase: protein MIKKILVSQPKPQNEKSPYFDLAKKYKVDIDFKPFTKVNGYDVRVFRTQKVNILEHSAVIITSKTAVDNYFRIAEEMRLTIPISMKFFCVTETIAYYLQKYITYRKRKIFYSEKTFDQLLEIMAKHKNERFLLPVAKVHKATITKKLKKENFSFSKAIMFETVSADLSDLKNIYYDIIVFFSPAGINSLFDNFPDFKQNGKIIASLGKTTANAVKKAGLRLDINAPTKEFPSMTMAIEKFIKEHNK, encoded by the coding sequence ATGATTAAAAAAATTTTAGTTTCACAACCAAAACCTCAAAATGAAAAATCCCCCTATTTTGATTTGGCAAAAAAATATAAAGTTGATATTGATTTTAAGCCATTCACTAAAGTAAACGGATATGATGTAAGAGTATTCAGAACACAAAAAGTTAATATTCTTGAACATTCTGCAGTAATAATTACCAGTAAAACTGCAGTTGATAATTATTTTAGAATAGCAGAAGAAATGAGATTAACCATCCCGATTTCAATGAAATTTTTTTGTGTTACTGAAACAATTGCATATTACCTCCAAAAATATATTACATACAGAAAAAGGAAAATTTTTTATTCTGAAAAGACCTTTGATCAATTACTTGAGATCATGGCGAAACATAAGAATGAAAGGTTCTTGCTTCCTGTAGCAAAGGTTCATAAGGCAACAATTACAAAAAAATTAAAAAAAGAAAATTTCAGTTTCTCTAAAGCAATTATGTTTGAAACTGTAAGTGCAGATCTTTCAGATCTTAAAAATATCTATTATGATATTATTGTTTTTTTCAGCCCTGCAGGAATAAATTCATTATTTGATAATTTTCCTGATTTTAAGCAAAACGGAAAAATCATAGCTTCATTGGGTAAAACAACTGCAAATGCAGTGAAAAAAGCCGGTTTGAGATTGGATATAAATGCTCCTACAAAAGAATTTCCTTCAATGACAATGGCTATTGAAAAGTTTATAAAAGAACATAACAAGTGA
- a CDS encoding serpin family protein translates to MKKTILFISILFMAEIIIAQDFSKQVDNNNEFCFDFYSYLNVNNENLFISPFSVSTALAMTYEGAKEKTRKEMSEIMHFPLDNKMINKDFQDIISRTQQSKDTKHYTFNIANSIWAQKDFDFLQSYFNTIKTYYDAPIESVDFKDEGNRENTRKRINTWTAKKTNDKIKDLLDISALDYDTKMVLVNAVYFLAQWNKTFNEKNTKKDTFYSVNGKTEKDFMHLYSRMNYAKSDSVQILEIPYKDKKASMIIILPDSSDQFANLQKTINCSYYNDLLKKAEFKNISLSLPKFKIEYKEDLAKILYDAGMKTAFTDKADFSGMVCIDKESVKIDKIIHQTFINIDESGTEAAAATAVVMKRVTSVNPDDKIEFKADHPFIFLIKENSTNSILFMGHLMK, encoded by the coding sequence ATGAAAAAGACAATCTTATTTATAAGTATACTGTTTATGGCTGAAATTATTATTGCTCAAGACTTTTCAAAACAAGTCGATAATAATAATGAATTTTGTTTTGATTTTTATTCTTATTTAAATGTAAATAACGAAAATTTATTCATATCTCCGTTCAGTGTTTCAACAGCATTGGCAATGACTTATGAAGGTGCAAAAGAAAAAACAAGAAAAGAGATGTCGGAAATAATGCATTTTCCTCTTGATAATAAAATGATTAATAAAGATTTTCAAGATATTATTTCAAGAACTCAGCAATCAAAAGATACCAAGCATTATACATTTAATATTGCAAATTCAATTTGGGCACAAAAAGACTTTGATTTCCTGCAATCATATTTTAATACTATAAAAACATATTATGATGCACCCATAGAATCAGTTGACTTTAAAGATGAGGGGAACAGAGAAAATACAAGAAAGAGAATCAACACTTGGACAGCAAAAAAAACCAATGATAAAATAAAAGATTTGTTGGATATAAGTGCATTAGATTATGATACAAAAATGGTTTTGGTTAATGCTGTTTACTTTTTAGCACAATGGAATAAAACTTTTAATGAGAAAAACACAAAAAAAGATACATTTTATTCTGTTAACGGAAAAACCGAAAAAGACTTCATGCATTTATATTCGAGAATGAATTATGCAAAATCAGACAGTGTTCAGATTCTTGAAATACCGTACAAAGACAAAAAAGCCTCAATGATTATTATATTACCTGACAGTTCGGATCAATTCGCAAACTTGCAAAAAACAATTAACTGTTCTTATTATAATGATTTGTTAAAAAAAGCGGAGTTTAAGAATATCAGTTTAAGCCTTCCGAAGTTTAAGATTGAATATAAAGAAGATTTAGCAAAAATTTTATATGATGCAGGAATGAAAACAGCTTTTACAGACAAGGCTGATTTTTCAGGTATGGTTTGTATAGATAAAGAATCGGTTAAAATTGATAAAATAATTCATCAAACTTTTATAAATATTGATGAATCAGGAACTGAAGCCGCTGCAGCTACTGCTGTTGTTATGAAACGTGTTACATCAGTAAATCCGGATGATAAAATTGAATTTAAAGCTGACCACCCTTTTATTTTTTTAATAAAGGAAAATTCAACAAACAGTATTTTATTTATGGGGCATTTAATGAAGTAA
- the rnpA gene encoding ribonuclease P protein component — MKKHKYSFLKNERIKSNKEISRIFNNGIFLFTKNISLVYLCSKDTDQKINQIAVSVPKKKFKSAVKRNKIKRQIKEAYRLNKSIIYDYSDKNSIWFKVIFIYKSKSVPTYKTIDSEVIELLKKLRDRH, encoded by the coding sequence GTGAAAAAGCATAAATATTCGTTTTTAAAAAACGAAAGAATAAAGAGTAACAAAGAAATATCCCGTATTTTTAATAACGGGATTTTTCTTTTTACAAAAAATATTTCTCTTGTTTATTTATGCTCAAAAGATACAGATCAAAAGATTAATCAAATTGCTGTCAGTGTTCCAAAAAAAAAATTCAAGTCGGCTGTAAAAAGAAACAAAATAAAGCGGCAAATAAAGGAAGCATACAGATTAAACAAATCAATCATTTACGATTATTCCGATAAAAACAGTATTTGGTTTAAAGTGATATTCATTTACAAATCAAAATCCGTCCCGACATATAAAACAATTGATTCGGAAGTTATTGAATTGTTAAAAAAATTGAGAGATCGACATTAA
- a CDS encoding PDZ domain-containing protein, translating to MNKHKRKNRIFILSVIVILSVSLISFKILDDGDDFEIAKSFDIFHNAVREIRLFYVDDTDISKLINDGTQEFLKKLDPYTVYYPESKIEDFTFMTTGAYGGIGAMISERGNTLLITDVYKGSPADISFLKTGDVITEINNIIINKNNISEVREMLKGEPGSEISLTIKRYGYESPIKKIIKREKIEFANIPFADVTDKNIAYIKLNQFKQKAASDFKNKLSELIEKNDIKGLIIDLRGNPGGLLSEAVNIVSLFVKKGSEIVSTKGRIKDWNHVYKAVRDPIYPNLPIVVLMNSGSASASEIVAGAMQDLDRGIIIGQGSYGKGLVQITRKMNYNTRIKLTTAKYYIPSGRCIQAIDYSTQNPDGSVGYIPDSLISKFKTLNGRTVRDGGGIKPDIRIEFDSVSNFTKELLINNVIFDFVTKYYYENKKIASADIFEINDDLYLQFSEYVLNSTIEFKSKCNSKIDDLLLTAKDEKYNEEILQKIENLKSDLLIDKKKALELYKDQIISILDMSIVSRYYYEEGKIISYMKYDDELKEAILILKDTDRYNSILSSIND from the coding sequence ATGAATAAACACAAAAGAAAAAACAGAATTTTCATATTATCTGTAATTGTAATTCTTTCTGTATCTCTAATCAGCTTTAAAATTCTTGATGACGGAGATGATTTTGAGATAGCAAAAAGTTTTGATATTTTTCATAATGCGGTTCGTGAAATACGATTGTTCTATGTTGATGATACTGATATCAGTAAGTTGATAAATGACGGAACACAAGAATTTCTTAAAAAATTGGATCCGTACACTGTTTATTATCCTGAGTCAAAAATTGAGGACTTCACTTTTATGACAACAGGTGCATACGGCGGAATCGGTGCTATGATAAGTGAAAGAGGCAACACTTTATTGATAACTGATGTTTATAAAGGTTCTCCGGCAGATATATCTTTTTTGAAGACAGGAGATGTGATAACAGAAATAAATAATATTATAATAAATAAAAATAACATTTCTGAAGTAAGAGAAATGTTGAAAGGAGAACCCGGCAGTGAGATTTCTCTGACTATTAAACGTTATGGTTATGAAAGTCCGATTAAAAAGATAATTAAGCGAGAAAAAATTGAATTTGCTAATATACCTTTTGCCGATGTTACAGATAAAAATATTGCTTATATTAAATTAAATCAGTTTAAGCAAAAAGCAGCAAGTGATTTTAAAAATAAGCTGTCGGAATTAATTGAAAAAAATGATATAAAAGGTCTTATAATTGACCTTAGAGGAAATCCGGGAGGTTTGTTAAGTGAAGCTGTTAATATTGTAAGCTTATTTGTAAAAAAAGGAAGTGAAATTGTTTCTACAAAAGGCAGAATTAAGGATTGGAATCATGTGTATAAAGCTGTGAGAGATCCGATTTATCCAAATCTCCCGATTGTGGTATTAATGAACAGCGGTTCTGCATCAGCATCGGAAATTGTTGCAGGAGCTATGCAAGATTTGGACAGAGGCATAATTATCGGACAAGGTTCATACGGAAAGGGTTTGGTGCAAATTACCCGTAAAATGAACTACAATACAAGAATAAAGTTAACAACTGCAAAATACTACATACCAAGCGGTCGCTGTATTCAAGCCATTGATTATTCTACACAAAATCCTGACGGCAGCGTTGGATATATTCCGGATTCTTTAATATCAAAATTTAAAACTTTAAACGGCAGAACTGTTCGAGACGGAGGAGGTATAAAACCTGATATACGAATTGAATTTGATTCAGTAAGTAATTTTACAAAAGAATTATTGATAAATAATGTAATTTTTGATTTCGTAACAAAATATTATTATGAAAATAAAAAGATTGCTTCAGCCGATATTTTTGAAATAAATGATGATCTTTATCTGCAATTTTCAGAATATGTACTTAACAGTACAATTGAATTTAAATCAAAATGCAATTCAAAAATTGATGATCTTCTGCTTACTGCAAAAGATGAAAAATATAATGAAGAAATTTTGCAAAAGATTGAAAATTTAAAATCAGACTTACTTATTGATAAAAAAAAGGCACTTGAGCTATATAAAGATCAAATAATATCAATTCTGGATATGAGCATTGTAAGCCGATATTATTATGAAGAAGGGAAAATTATTTCTTACATGAAATATGATGATGAATTAAAAGAGGCAATTTTAATTTTAAAAGATACGGATAGATACAATTCAATTTTGTCATCTATTAATGATTAA
- a CDS encoding DUF1987 domain-containing protein, with protein sequence MFPEKIEISGNQDTPEVIFELENKLFQISGRSFPANADRFYQPLIKWLDDYKKSGPEGTTVFNVKMEYFNTASAKMILDIFFKLEDIFEEGNDVKIKWHFLEEDDDMLEAGEEFNEIVELEFEFIEYPDFL encoded by the coding sequence ATGTTTCCGGAAAAAATAGAAATTTCAGGGAATCAAGATACACCGGAAGTAATTTTTGAATTAGAAAACAAATTATTTCAAATATCCGGAAGGTCTTTTCCTGCTAATGCTGACAGATTCTATCAACCGTTGATAAAATGGTTGGATGACTATAAAAAAAGCGGACCGGAAGGTACAACTGTTTTTAATGTTAAAATGGAATATTTTAACACAGCATCAGCAAAAATGATATTGGATATTTTTTTTAAACTTGAAGATATTTTTGAAGAAGGCAATGACGTTAAAATTAAGTGGCATTTTTTAGAGGAAGATGACGATATGCTTGAAGCAGGTGAAGAGTTTAATGAAATAGTAGAACTTGAATTTGAGTTTATTGAATATCCCGATTTTTTATAA
- the polA gene encoding DNA polymerase I translates to MNEKKLFLLDAYALIFRAYYAFIKNPRYNSKGLNTSAILGFTNTLYDILKKEKPTHIAVVFDPPPPNFRHKMFPKYKANRDATPEDILKSVPHIKEVIKAFNISIYEVEGYEADDTIGTLAKKAEKAGFTTYMMTPDKDYGQLVSENIFMYKPKRGGNEAEILGKKEICEKYDIENPEQVIDILAIWGDASDNIPGIPGVGEKTSMMLIKKYKSTDGIYEHINELKGKQKENVENSRELVKLSKELVTIALNVPVDLNENELTRNEPNYKKLEELFKEFDFRALSQRIIPGKQQQNVMQGSLFGSPKTEILATEVFSDFKDINSSEHNYLLIETEEDIEKLVGKLEKTDEFCFDTETTGTDPHLAELIGIAFSYRKYEAYYVPIPENKNSAQKIIEKFKPVLENKSIKKIGQNIKYDIIILANHGINVTGNVFDTMLAHYILEPAKRHNLNILAETYLNYSPVSIETLIGKKGKNQLSMRSVPVKKVKEYAGEDADITLQLKEILKKKLEEDQELKKLAETIEFPLVYVLADMERSGVKISKEKLNNYETELTSKIEDTEKKIYKVAGTQFNIASPKQLGIILFEKLKIIDNPKKTKTGQYATGEDELQKLKDKHEIINLILDYRGYAKLLSTYVRALPELINPKTGKIHTSYNQAVTVTGRLSSTKPNLQNIPIRTEDGRKIREAFIPSDNNQVLFSADYSQIELRIMAHLSQDKNMLGAFNNNEDIHASTASKIFNVKIEEVDKDMRSKAKSANFGIIYGISAFGLSQNLNIPRSEAKDLIDGYFSNYPDVKGYMDKSIKKGRDNESVRTLYGRKRQLLNINSGNSFVRSEDERNAINAPIQGTAADIIKIAMINCQNRLKKENIKANMILQVHDELVFDVHKDDLNKTQIIVTEEMENAAKLTVELIVDSNSGSNWLEAH, encoded by the coding sequence ATGAACGAAAAAAAATTATTCCTGTTAGATGCATACGCATTGATATTCAGAGCTTATTATGCATTTATAAAAAACCCGCGATATAATTCTAAAGGTTTAAATACTTCTGCAATTCTTGGTTTTACAAATACGCTTTATGATATTTTAAAGAAAGAAAAACCTACACATATTGCAGTTGTTTTTGATCCGCCGCCGCCTAATTTCAGACACAAAATGTTTCCGAAATATAAGGCAAACAGAGATGCAACACCGGAAGATATTTTAAAATCTGTTCCGCATATTAAGGAAGTTATCAAGGCTTTTAACATATCGATTTATGAAGTTGAAGGCTATGAAGCTGATGATACCATCGGCACACTTGCAAAAAAAGCAGAAAAAGCAGGTTTTACAACTTACATGATGACACCGGATAAAGATTACGGACAATTAGTTTCTGAAAATATCTTCATGTATAAACCCAAAAGAGGCGGAAATGAAGCTGAAATTCTCGGAAAAAAAGAAATTTGTGAAAAATACGATATTGAAAACCCGGAACAAGTAATAGATATATTAGCAATTTGGGGCGATGCGTCAGATAATATACCCGGCATTCCCGGTGTAGGCGAAAAAACTTCAATGATGTTAATAAAAAAATATAAAAGTACTGACGGTATTTATGAACACATTAACGAATTAAAAGGCAAGCAAAAAGAAAATGTTGAAAACAGCAGAGAATTAGTTAAGCTGTCCAAAGAACTTGTAACTATAGCTTTAAATGTTCCGGTTGATCTTAATGAAAACGAACTGACAAGAAATGAACCGAATTATAAGAAATTAGAAGAGTTGTTTAAAGAATTTGATTTCAGAGCTCTTTCACAAAGAATTATACCCGGAAAACAGCAACAAAATGTTATGCAAGGCAGCCTTTTCGGAAGTCCGAAAACCGAAATTCTCGCCACTGAAGTTTTTTCCGATTTTAAAGATATTAACTCATCTGAACACAATTATCTTCTTATTGAAACCGAAGAAGATATTGAAAAGTTGGTCGGCAAGTTGGAAAAAACAGATGAATTTTGTTTTGATACTGAAACAACCGGCACCGACCCGCATCTTGCAGAACTTATCGGTATTGCTTTTTCATACAGAAAATATGAAGCCTATTATGTTCCGATACCTGAAAATAAAAATTCAGCACAAAAAATCATTGAAAAATTCAAACCTGTTTTAGAAAATAAATCAATTAAAAAAATCGGGCAAAATATAAAATATGATATCATTATTCTTGCAAATCATGGTATAAATGTAACCGGAAATGTTTTTGACACAATGCTTGCTCATTATATTCTTGAACCGGCAAAGAGACATAATCTTAATATTTTAGCGGAAACTTATTTAAATTACAGTCCTGTTTCAATAGAAACTCTTATCGGCAAAAAAGGTAAAAATCAACTTTCAATGAGAAGTGTTCCTGTAAAAAAAGTTAAAGAATATGCAGGAGAAGATGCTGATATAACTTTACAATTAAAAGAAATTTTGAAAAAGAAACTTGAGGAAGATCAAGAATTGAAAAAACTTGCAGAGACAATTGAGTTTCCGCTGGTATATGTTTTAGCAGATATGGAAAGAAGCGGTGTAAAGATAAGTAAAGAAAAATTGAATAATTATGAGACAGAATTAACAAGTAAAATTGAAGATACAGAAAAAAAGATATATAAAGTTGCCGGCACACAATTTAATATTGCCTCTCCAAAACAACTCGGAATAATCCTTTTTGAAAAACTTAAAATAATTGACAATCCGAAAAAGACAAAAACAGGACAATATGCAACAGGAGAAGACGAATTACAAAAACTAAAAGATAAACACGAAATCATTAATTTAATTTTGGATTACAGAGGTTATGCAAAATTACTTTCAACCTATGTTAGAGCTTTACCGGAATTGATAAATCCGAAAACAGGAAAAATACACACCTCCTATAATCAGGCTGTTACGGTAACCGGGCGATTAAGTTCAACGAAACCTAATTTGCAAAATATACCTATAAGAACCGAAGACGGAAGAAAAATCAGAGAAGCATTTATTCCGTCAGACAATAATCAGGTGTTGTTCTCTGCCGATTATTCTCAAATAGAATTACGAATTATGGCTCATCTGAGTCAAGATAAAAACATGCTTGGAGCTTTTAACAATAATGAAGATATTCATGCTTCAACTGCTTCGAAAATATTTAATGTAAAGATTGAAGAAGTTGACAAAGATATGAGGAGCAAAGCTAAATCGGCAAATTTTGGTATAATATACGGAATATCAGCATTCGGCTTATCACAAAACCTTAATATTCCGAGAAGTGAAGCAAAAGATTTGATTGACGGCTATTTTTCTAATTATCCGGATGTGAAAGGATATATGGATAAAAGCATAAAAAAAGGCAGGGATAACGAATCTGTAAGAACACTTTACGGAAGAAAAAGACAATTGCTGAATATTAATTCCGGAAATTCGTTTGTCCGCAGCGAAGATGAACGTAATGCAATCAATGCACCAATACAAGGAACAGCCGCAGATATTATTAAAATTGCAATGATTAATTGCCAAAACCGTTTAAAAAAAGAAAATATAAAAGCAAATATGATCCTCCAAGTGCATGATGAGTTAGTTTTTGATGTTCATAAAGACGACTTGAATAAAACTCAAATAATTGTTACAGAAGAAATGGAAAACGCAGCAAAACTGACAGTTGAATTAATTGTTGACAGCAATTCCGGAAGCAATTGGTTGGAGGCGCATTGA
- a CDS encoding acyl-CoA dehydrogenase family protein, producing MIQISDYLNLDDTLSDEHKLIRDSVKDWVDREVIPIIDDANHKHKSPDYLIKQMGELGAFGSFIPEKYGGFGLDQIAYGLIMQELERGDTSIRSTASVQTSLVMYPILEFGTEKQKEKYLPKLATGEFVGAFGLTEPNHGSDPGNMETKFSEKDDHYLLNGAKMWITNASICDVAVVWAKDEQGKVKGLIVEKGFKGFTTPETHKKWSLRASSTGELVFDNVKVPKENLLPNISGLKGPMMCLNSARYGIAWGVLGAGFDCFNTALQYSLERNQFRKPIASFQLTQKKLAEMLTELTAGQLMIHRVGQLKNEDKATPAQISMVKRNNVNTALKVARESRQVLGAMGITGEYPIMRHMMNLESVITYEGTHDIHLLITGLDITGIAAFK from the coding sequence ATGATACAAATATCGGATTATTTAAATCTTGATGACACACTAAGCGATGAACACAAACTGATTAGGGACTCGGTAAAAGATTGGGTTGACAGAGAAGTTATTCCAATTATTGATGATGCAAATCATAAGCATAAATCGCCCGATTATTTGATTAAACAAATGGGCGAACTTGGAGCATTCGGTTCATTTATTCCTGAAAAGTACGGAGGATTCGGGCTGGATCAAATTGCTTACGGATTAATCATGCAAGAATTAGAACGCGGTGATACCTCCATACGTTCAACAGCATCAGTACAAACATCTTTAGTGATGTATCCAATCCTTGAATTCGGAACTGAAAAACAAAAAGAAAAATATTTGCCAAAACTTGCAACTGGTGAGTTTGTAGGAGCATTCGGACTTACAGAGCCTAATCACGGGTCTGATCCCGGAAATATGGAAACAAAATTTTCGGAAAAAGATGATCACTATTTATTAAACGGTGCAAAAATGTGGATTACTAATGCTTCTATTTGTGATGTTGCTGTGGTTTGGGCTAAAGACGAGCAGGGGAAAGTCAAAGGATTGATTGTTGAAAAAGGTTTTAAGGGATTTACAACACCTGAAACACATAAAAAATGGTCATTGAGAGCATCTTCAACAGGAGAATTAGTTTTTGATAACGTAAAAGTACCGAAAGAAAATTTATTGCCTAATATTTCCGGATTAAAAGGACCTATGATGTGTTTAAATTCTGCGCGATACGGAATTGCATGGGGTGTGTTGGGAGCAGGCTTTGATTGTTTTAATACGGCTTTACAATATTCTTTGGAAAGAAACCAATTCAGAAAACCCATTGCAAGTTTTCAATTAACTCAAAAAAAGTTGGCAGAAATGCTGACAGAACTAACAGCCGGACAATTGATGATACACAGAGTCGGGCAACTGAAAAATGAAGATAAGGCAACACCGGCACAAATATCAATGGTAAAACGCAATAATGTTAATACAGCACTGAAAGTTGCAAGAGAATCAAGACAAGTATTAGGAGCTATGGGTATTACAGGAGAATATCCGATTATGCGACATATGATGAATTTGGAATCTGTAATTACATATGAAGGAACACATGATATTCATTTATTGATAACAGGGCTTGATATTACGGGGATAGCTGCATTTAAATAA
- a CDS encoding 6-carboxytetrahydropterin synthase, producing MNKIRVTKQFNFEAAHALWNYDGKCKNIHGHTYKLFVTVLGMPVNNTEDPKHGMVIDFGDLKKIVKTNIVDVFDHAVILNKNAPYKSFINAPEMFERFIKTDYQPTCENMVTNFADIVKKHLPENIELFSVRLYETETSFAEWFASDNKID from the coding sequence ATGAATAAAATCAGAGTAACAAAACAATTTAATTTTGAAGCAGCACATGCTCTTTGGAATTATGACGGTAAATGCAAAAACATCCACGGACATACTTATAAATTGTTTGTAACTGTTTTAGGAATGCCTGTTAATAATACAGAAGATCCGAAACACGGAATGGTAATTGATTTTGGTGATCTTAAAAAAATTGTCAAAACAAATATCGTTGATGTATTTGATCATGCAGTGATATTAAACAAAAATGCTCCTTATAAAAGTTTTATTAATGCTCCTGAAATGTTTGAACGTTTTATTAAAACAGATTATCAACCGACCTGTGAAAACATGGTTACAAATTTTGCAGACATTGTAAAAAAGCACTTACCGGAAAATATTGAATTGTTTTCTGTCAGATTGTATGAAACCGAAACATCTTTTGCTGAATGGTTTGCTTCTGACAATAAAATTGATTAA